One genomic segment of Kocuria rhizophila DC2201 includes these proteins:
- a CDS encoding class II 3-deoxy-7-phosphoheptulonate synthase — translation MSAETLSDQFRSVMTPSPSAADYPGLDEWRDKTIGQHPQWAQHPDFAGSIQELNAVPPLVFAGEVDRLRSRLAQVANGEAFFLQGGDCAETFAGATADKISGRVRTLLQMAVVLTYGASLPVVKMGRMAGQFSKPRSSNEETRDGVTLPSFRGEMVNGFDFTEQSRVHDPKRMVRGYHTSASTLNLIRAFTQGGFADLRRVHAWNMGFAANPAYARYESMAREIDHAVKFMAACGSDFDALKTTEFFAGHEALLLDYERALTRIDSRTNLPYGTSAHFLWIGERTRDLDGAHVDLLSRLRNPIGVKLGPGTTGEDALRLIDALDPQREPGRLTFITRMGAQNIREKLPPVIQAVEASGAKPVWVTDPMHGNTVSLPSGYKTRKFEDVVDEVRGFFEVHRELGTFPGGIHVEMTGDDVAECLGGSDPVAESSFAERYETLCDPRLNHMQSLEIAFLVAEYLSAQN, via the coding sequence ATGAGTGCCGAAACCCTGTCCGATCAGTTCCGATCCGTCATGACCCCCTCGCCCAGCGCCGCGGACTACCCCGGGCTGGACGAGTGGCGGGACAAGACCATCGGGCAGCACCCCCAGTGGGCGCAGCACCCGGACTTCGCGGGCTCCATCCAGGAGCTCAACGCGGTGCCCCCGCTCGTGTTCGCGGGCGAGGTGGACCGGCTGCGCTCCCGCCTCGCGCAGGTGGCCAACGGCGAGGCGTTCTTCCTGCAGGGCGGCGACTGCGCCGAGACCTTCGCGGGCGCCACCGCGGACAAGATCTCCGGGCGCGTGCGCACGCTGCTGCAGATGGCCGTGGTGCTCACCTACGGCGCGTCCCTGCCGGTGGTGAAGATGGGCCGGATGGCCGGCCAGTTCTCCAAGCCCCGCTCCTCCAACGAGGAGACCCGCGACGGCGTGACCCTGCCCTCCTTCCGCGGTGAGATGGTTAACGGCTTCGACTTCACCGAGCAGTCCCGCGTCCACGACCCCAAGCGCATGGTGCGCGGCTACCACACCTCCGCGTCCACGCTGAACCTGATCCGCGCGTTCACGCAGGGCGGTTTCGCGGACCTGCGCCGCGTGCACGCCTGGAACATGGGCTTCGCCGCCAACCCCGCGTACGCCCGGTACGAGTCGATGGCCCGGGAGATCGACCACGCGGTGAAGTTCATGGCCGCGTGCGGCTCGGACTTCGACGCCCTGAAGACCACCGAGTTCTTCGCGGGCCACGAGGCGCTGCTGCTCGACTACGAGCGCGCCCTGACGCGCATCGACTCCCGCACCAACCTGCCCTACGGCACGTCCGCCCACTTCCTGTGGATCGGCGAGCGCACGCGCGATCTCGACGGTGCCCACGTGGACCTGCTCTCGCGGTTGCGCAACCCGATCGGCGTGAAGCTCGGTCCGGGCACCACGGGTGAGGATGCCCTGCGCCTCATCGACGCGCTGGACCCGCAGCGCGAGCCCGGCCGCCTCACGTTCATCACCCGGATGGGTGCCCAGAACATCCGGGAGAAGCTGCCCCCGGTGATCCAGGCCGTGGAGGCCTCCGGCGCCAAGCCCGTGTGGGTCACCGACCCCATGCACGGCAACACGGTGTCCCTGCCCTCCGGGTACAAGACCCGCAAGTTCGAGGACGTCGTGGACGAGGTGCGCGGCTTCTTCGAGGTGCACCGCGAGCTGGGGACCTTCCCGGGCGGCATCCACGTGGAGATGACCGGGGACGACGTCGCCGAGTGCCTGGGCGGCTCGGACCCGGTGGCGGAGTCCTCGTTCGCGGAGCGCTACGAGACCCTGTGCGATCCGCGGCTGAACCACATGCAGTCGCTGGAGATCGCGTTCCTGGTCGCGGAGTACCTCTCCGCCCAGAACTGA
- a CDS encoding lysophospholipid acyltransferase family protein, with the protein MFLRNYVVAPAVNMVCRPTVIGLEHVPAHGPAILASNHLSVPDSIFMPVAVPRQVYFLAKSEYFNTPGIRGRIVAAFFKAINQIPMDRRGGSASAKSLSAGGQALAEGKLVGIYPEGTRSPDGRLYRGKIGVARLALETGAPVVPVAMIGTDTMQPLGSRFPDPRRARITTIFGAPMDFSHLMSQHGDHATLRRVTDEIMAAIAELSGQQTADVYAADHKRRLAEEKTSSFKAQAREVAQATRERGRSVTDAVSQQAGSLGARLHGRSHEETDEGGPAPTA; encoded by the coding sequence ATGTTCCTCCGGAACTACGTGGTGGCCCCCGCGGTCAACATGGTCTGCCGACCCACCGTGATCGGCCTGGAACACGTCCCCGCCCACGGACCCGCGATCCTCGCGAGCAACCACCTGTCCGTGCCGGACTCGATCTTCATGCCGGTGGCCGTCCCGCGGCAGGTCTACTTCCTGGCCAAGTCCGAGTACTTCAACACCCCCGGCATCCGCGGGCGGATCGTCGCGGCGTTCTTCAAGGCCATCAACCAGATCCCCATGGACCGCCGCGGCGGCAGCGCGAGCGCGAAGTCCCTCAGCGCGGGCGGGCAGGCGCTGGCCGAGGGCAAGCTCGTGGGCATCTACCCGGAGGGCACCCGCTCGCCGGACGGACGGCTCTACCGGGGCAAGATCGGCGTGGCACGGCTCGCCCTGGAGACCGGTGCACCCGTGGTCCCCGTGGCCATGATCGGCACGGACACGATGCAGCCCCTGGGCTCCCGGTTCCCGGACCCCCGGCGCGCGCGCATCACCACCATCTTCGGGGCCCCCATGGACTTCTCCCACCTCATGTCCCAGCACGGGGACCACGCGACCCTGCGCCGCGTCACGGACGAGATCATGGCCGCCATCGCGGAGCTCTCCGGCCAGCAGACCGCGGACGTCTATGCGGCGGACCACAAGCGCCGGCTCGCGGAGGAGAAGACCTCCTCGTTCAAGGCGCAGGCCCGGGAGGTCGCCCAGGCCACGCGGGAGAGGGGACGCTCCGTGACCGACGCCGTGTCCCAGCAGGCCGGCAGCCTCGGCGCGCGGCTGCACGGGCGGTCGCACGAGGAAACCGATGAGGGCGGCCCGGCGCCCACGGCCTAG